The following are from one region of the Streptomyces rubrogriseus genome:
- a CDS encoding aldo/keto reductase: MEQRHLGRTGLRVSRIGLGTLTWGRDTDEHDAADLLKTFWEAGGTLVDTADVYGDGESEYLLGRLMEGLVPRRDLVISTKAGSVPDPDRRFDGSRAHLLSALDASLARLGTDHVDVWHLHAFDPHTPLEETLHALDVAVSSGRARYAGVSNFCGWQLAKAATWQLAAPGVRNRVASTQMEYSLLQRGVEREVLPAALDLGIGLLPSSPLGRGVLTGKYRKDATPPDSRGASDHLAPFVEPYLDDTAGHIVDAVATAADGLAVTPLKVALAWVRDRPGVVAPIIGPRNAQQLTAALSVETLSLPDEICRALDDVSAPVHRYPDHDWSTL, encoded by the coding sequence ATGGAGCAGAGGCATCTCGGCCGCACCGGCCTGCGCGTGTCCCGCATCGGTCTCGGCACCCTGACCTGGGGCCGGGACACGGACGAGCACGACGCCGCGGACCTCTTGAAGACCTTCTGGGAGGCGGGCGGGACGCTCGTCGACACCGCGGACGTCTACGGCGACGGCGAGTCGGAGTACCTGCTGGGCCGCCTCATGGAAGGCCTGGTGCCGCGCCGGGACCTGGTGATCTCGACGAAGGCCGGCAGCGTTCCGGATCCCGACCGCCGGTTCGACGGTTCGCGTGCGCATCTGCTCTCCGCCCTGGACGCCTCCCTCGCCCGTCTGGGCACCGACCACGTCGACGTGTGGCACCTGCACGCCTTCGACCCGCACACCCCGCTGGAGGAGACGCTGCACGCCCTGGACGTGGCGGTGAGCAGCGGCCGGGCGCGCTACGCGGGGGTCTCCAACTTCTGCGGCTGGCAGCTGGCCAAGGCCGCGACCTGGCAGCTGGCGGCGCCCGGCGTCCGCAACCGGGTGGCGAGCACCCAGATGGAGTACTCGCTGCTCCAGCGGGGCGTGGAGCGGGAGGTGCTGCCGGCCGCCCTGGACCTGGGCATCGGCCTGCTGCCCTCGTCCCCGCTGGGCCGCGGGGTGCTCACGGGCAAGTACCGCAAGGACGCGACCCCACCGGACTCGCGGGGCGCCTCGGACCATCTGGCCCCGTTCGTCGAGCCCTACCTCGACGACACGGCCGGGCACATCGTGGACGCGGTGGCGACGGCGGCGGACGGGCTGGCGGTGACGCCCCTCAAGGTCGCGCTGGCCTGGGTCCGCGACCGGCCCGGGGTGGTCGCCCCGATCATCGGCCCGCGCAACGCGCAGCAGCTCACGGCGGCGTTGTCAGTGGAGACCCTTAGTCTTCCTGACGAGATCTGCCGGGCGCTCGACGACGTGTCGGCGCCCGTGCACCGCTATCCCGATCACGACTGGAGCACGCTGTGA
- a CDS encoding YchJ family protein: MPTPPCPCGRPEPYEKCCGRFHAGTAAAPTAEALMRSRYCAFVRLDAGYLRRTWHPRTRPARLDLDPGMRWIGLEILDTADGSAFHATGTVTFRASYRGGSLHERSRFERVDGAWVYVDGEFLD; the protein is encoded by the coding sequence ATGCCCACCCCTCCCTGCCCCTGCGGGCGGCCCGAGCCGTACGAGAAGTGCTGCGGCCGTTTCCACGCCGGGACCGCCGCCGCCCCGACCGCCGAGGCCCTGATGCGCTCGCGGTACTGCGCCTTCGTACGCCTGGACGCGGGCTATCTGCGGCGCACCTGGCACCCGCGCACCCGGCCCGCGCGGCTCGACCTCGATCCGGGCATGCGGTGGATCGGGCTGGAGATCCTGGACACGGCCGACGGCTCCGCCTTCCACGCCACCGGGACCGTGACGTTCCGGGCGTCCTACCGCGGCGGCTCGCTGCACGAGCGGAGCCGGTTCGAGCGGGTGGACGGGGCGTGGGTGTACGTGGACGGGGAGTTCCTCGACTGA
- the corA gene encoding magnesium/cobalt transporter CorA: MIVDCAIYRDGRRTDGPEDFSDALGEAREAGGFVWIGLHEPTEKEFELVSQEFGLHPLAVEDALKAHQRPKLEVYDDSVFAVLKPVVYEPDSDAVSTGELMIFLGDAFAVVVRHGEGSPLKAVRRRLEHEPELLGKGPTAVLYAIADATVDHYLDVAVELQTDLEELEAEVFSPDGGGSRHTASRIYTFKRQVLEFRRATGPLAPPLARLAGTGVYGGGVPFVNDRARPFFRDVSDHLTRVNESVESLDRLVSDILSAHLAQTSVRQNDDMRKISAWAAMAAVPTMVAGIYGMNFDHMPELHWVWGYPAVIALMAVLELLLYRQFKHRGWL; encoded by the coding sequence GTGATCGTCGACTGCGCCATCTACCGGGACGGGCGCCGCACCGACGGGCCCGAGGACTTCTCCGACGCGCTCGGCGAGGCACGGGAGGCCGGCGGGTTCGTCTGGATCGGCCTGCACGAGCCGACGGAGAAGGAGTTCGAGCTGGTCAGCCAGGAGTTCGGGCTGCACCCGCTGGCGGTGGAGGACGCCCTCAAGGCGCATCAGCGGCCCAAGCTGGAGGTGTACGACGACTCGGTCTTCGCCGTCCTCAAGCCGGTGGTGTACGAGCCGGACAGCGACGCCGTCTCCACCGGCGAACTCATGATCTTCCTGGGCGACGCCTTCGCGGTCGTCGTCCGGCACGGCGAGGGCTCGCCGCTGAAGGCCGTACGGCGGCGTCTGGAGCACGAACCGGAACTGCTGGGGAAGGGTCCCACCGCGGTCCTGTACGCGATAGCGGACGCCACCGTCGACCACTACCTGGACGTGGCGGTCGAGCTGCAGACGGACCTGGAGGAGCTGGAGGCGGAGGTCTTCTCGCCGGACGGCGGCGGTTCCCGGCACACCGCGTCGCGGATCTACACCTTCAAGCGGCAGGTGCTGGAGTTCCGCCGGGCGACGGGTCCGCTCGCGCCCCCGCTGGCCCGGCTGGCGGGCACCGGGGTGTACGGCGGCGGCGTGCCGTTCGTGAACGACCGGGCGCGGCCGTTCTTCCGGGACGTGAGCGACCACCTCACGCGCGTGAACGAGTCGGTGGAGAGCCTGGACCGGCTGGTCTCGGACATCCTGTCGGCGCACCTGGCGCAGACGAGCGTCCGGCAGAACGACGACATGCGGAAGATCTCGGCGTGGGCGGCCATGGCCGCGGTCCCGACGATGGTCGCGGGGATCTACGGCATGAACTTCGACCACATGCCGGAGCTGCACTGGGTGTGGGGCTACCCGGCGGTGATCGCGCTGATGGCCGTCCTGGAGCTGCTGCTGTACCGGCAGTTCAAGCACCGGGGCTGGCTGTAG
- a CDS encoding LLM class F420-dependent oxidoreductase has protein sequence MQLGINLGYWGAGMDADNLAVAQEADRLGYAVCWAAEAYGSDAATVLTWVAAQTERIDVGSAIFQIPARQPAMTAMTAATLDSLSKGRFRLGLGVSGPQVSEGWYGVKFDKPLARTREYVEIVRKAMTRERLSYEGQHWTLPLPGGPGKPIKLTVHPQREHIPLYIAAIGPKNLEQTGEIADGALLIFPSADHLEETAVKHLRAGREKAGKTLDGFDICPTLPLALGDDKDIPALADTFRPYTALYVGGMGSFKQNFYNQLARRMGYEREAAEIQEKYLSGDKQGAAEAVPHELIDQTTLLGSVDRIADRMKAYAAAGVTTLTLAPAGFTLDERLAALRAGTEALERAGLA, from the coding sequence ATGCAGCTCGGTATCAACCTCGGCTACTGGGGTGCCGGAATGGACGCGGACAATCTGGCCGTCGCCCAGGAGGCCGACCGGCTCGGCTACGCCGTGTGCTGGGCCGCAGAGGCCTACGGCTCCGACGCGGCCACCGTGCTGACCTGGGTCGCCGCCCAGACCGAGCGCATCGACGTGGGCTCGGCCATCTTCCAGATCCCGGCCCGCCAGCCCGCGATGACCGCGATGACCGCCGCCACCCTGGACTCCCTCTCCAAGGGCCGCTTCCGCCTCGGCCTCGGCGTGTCGGGACCGCAGGTCTCCGAGGGCTGGTACGGCGTCAAGTTCGACAAGCCGCTCGCCCGCACCCGCGAATACGTCGAGATCGTGCGCAAGGCGATGACCAGGGAGCGGCTCTCCTACGAGGGGCAGCACTGGACGCTGCCGCTGCCCGGCGGCCCCGGCAAGCCCATCAAGCTGACCGTGCACCCGCAGCGCGAGCACATCCCGCTGTACATCGCCGCGATCGGCCCGAAGAACCTGGAGCAGACCGGCGAGATCGCCGACGGCGCCTTGCTCATCTTCCCCTCCGCCGACCACCTGGAGGAGACCGCCGTCAAACACCTGCGCGCCGGACGCGAGAAGGCCGGCAAGACCCTCGACGGCTTCGACATCTGCCCGACCCTGCCGCTCGCCCTCGGCGACGACAAGGACATCCCCGCCCTCGCCGACACCTTCCGCCCCTACACCGCCCTCTACGTCGGCGGCATGGGCAGCTTCAAGCAGAACTTCTACAACCAGCTCGCCCGGCGCATGGGCTACGAGCGGGAGGCCGCCGAGATCCAGGAGAAGTACCTCTCCGGCGACAAGCAGGGCGCGGCCGAGGCCGTCCCGCACGAGCTGATCGACCAGACGACCCTGCTCGGCTCCGTCGACCGCATCGCCGACCGGATGAAGGCCTACGCCGCGGCCGGCGTCACCACCCTCACCCTCGCCCCCGCGGGCTTCACCCTGGACGAGCGGCTCGCCGCCCTCCGCGCCGGCACCGAGGCCCTGGAGCGCGCCGGACTGGCGTGA
- a CDS encoding GntP family permease, protein MTRLSVEMLAADPVEPITSAGHAQLGIAVLLGIAVIVLLITKFKLHAFLSLTIGSLALGAFAGAPLDKVITSFTAGLGSTVAGVGVLIALGAILGKMLADSGGADQIVDTILAKATPRSMPWTMVLIASVIGLPLFFEVGIVLLIPVVLMVAKRGNYSLMRIGIPALAGLSVMHGLVPPHPGPLVAIDAVDANLGVTLALGVLIAIPTVIIAGPVFSKYAARWVDVPAPDRMIPQRASEQLDKRPSFGATLATILLPVVLMLLKALVDIIIDDPENVVQRTFDVIGNPLIALLVSVLVGIFTLLRPAGFGKDRLSGLVEKGLAPIAGILLIVGAGGGFKQTLIDSGVGQMVLDISKDWSIPALLLAWLIAVVIRLATGSATVATVSAAGLVAPLAADMSTTHAALLVLAIGAGSLFFSHVNDAGFWLVKEYFGLNVGQTIKTWSVMETIISVVAGALVLLLSLVI, encoded by the coding sequence GTGACCAGACTCAGCGTCGAGATGCTGGCAGCGGACCCCGTCGAGCCGATCACCTCGGCGGGCCACGCCCAGCTGGGCATCGCCGTGCTCCTGGGCATCGCCGTCATCGTCCTGCTCATCACCAAGTTCAAGCTGCATGCCTTCCTGTCGCTGACCATCGGGTCGCTGGCGCTCGGCGCGTTCGCCGGTGCGCCGCTGGACAAGGTCATCACCAGCTTCACCGCCGGGCTCGGCTCCACCGTCGCGGGCGTCGGCGTCCTGATCGCCCTCGGTGCGATCCTCGGCAAGATGCTCGCCGACTCCGGCGGCGCCGACCAGATCGTGGACACCATCCTCGCCAAGGCGACCCCGCGTTCGATGCCGTGGACGATGGTGCTGATCGCCTCGGTCATCGGTCTGCCGCTGTTCTTCGAGGTCGGCATCGTGCTGCTGATCCCGGTCGTCCTGATGGTCGCCAAGCGCGGCAACTACTCGCTGATGCGGATCGGCATCCCGGCGCTGGCCGGTCTGTCCGTGATGCACGGCCTGGTCCCGCCGCACCCCGGTCCGCTGGTCGCCATCGACGCGGTGGACGCCAACCTCGGTGTGACCCTGGCGCTGGGCGTGCTGATCGCGATCCCCACCGTGATCATCGCCGGTCCGGTCTTCTCGAAGTACGCGGCCCGCTGGGTGGACGTCCCGGCCCCCGACCGCATGATCCCGCAGCGCGCCTCCGAGCAGCTGGACAAGCGTCCGAGCTTCGGCGCCACGCTGGCCACGATCCTGCTGCCGGTCGTGCTGATGCTGCTCAAGGCCCTGGTCGACATCATCATCGACGACCCCGAGAACGTGGTGCAGCGCACCTTCGACGTCATCGGCAACCCGCTGATCGCCCTGCTGGTCTCGGTACTCGTCGGCATCTTCACGCTGCTGCGGCCCGCCGGGTTCGGCAAGGACCGTCTCTCCGGCCTGGTCGAGAAGGGGCTGGCGCCCATCGCCGGCATCCTCCTGATCGTCGGCGCGGGCGGCGGCTTCAAGCAGACGCTGATCGACTCGGGCGTGGGCCAGATGGTCCTGGACATCTCCAAGGACTGGTCGATCCCGGCGCTGCTGCTCGCCTGGCTGATCGCGGTGGTGATCCGGCTGGCGACCGGTTCGGCGACGGTGGCGACCGTCTCGGCGGCCGGTCTGGTCGCGCCGCTGGCGGCCGACATGTCGACCACGCACGCCGCGCTGCTGGTCCTGGCCATCGGCGCCGGTTCGCTCTTCTTCAGTCACGTCAACGACGCCGGCTTCTGGCTGGTGAAGGAGTACTTCGGGCTGAACGTCGGTCAGACCATCAAGACCTGGTCCGTCATGGAGACGATCATCTCGGTGGTCGCCGGTGCCCTGGTCCTGCTGTTGTCCCTGGTCATATAG
- a CDS encoding FadR/GntR family transcriptional regulator, with the protein MSTPGRGLHGRVLDTLGPAITAGEYPAGSVLRTDELAQRFEVSRSVMREAVRVLESMHLVESRRRVGVTVLPECEWNVYDPQVIRWRLAGSERPRQLRSLTVLRSAVEPVAAGLAARHATAEQCAELTECALGMVANSRGHRLEEYLFHDVAFHRVILTASGNEMFARLGGVVAEVLAGRTHHDVMFEDPDPAAVTLHVQVAEAVRARDAERAERLTREITEGALQELDILAP; encoded by the coding sequence ATGAGCACACCGGGCAGGGGGCTGCACGGCCGCGTACTGGACACCCTCGGCCCCGCGATCACAGCGGGCGAATACCCCGCGGGCAGCGTTCTGCGCACGGACGAACTCGCCCAGCGCTTCGAGGTCTCGCGCTCCGTGATGCGGGAAGCGGTCCGGGTGCTCGAGTCCATGCACCTCGTCGAGTCGCGCCGCCGCGTCGGCGTCACCGTCCTGCCCGAGTGCGAGTGGAACGTCTACGACCCGCAGGTCATCCGCTGGCGCCTGGCCGGCTCCGAACGCCCCCGGCAGCTGCGCTCCCTGACCGTGCTGAGGTCGGCCGTCGAACCGGTCGCGGCCGGCCTCGCCGCACGGCACGCCACCGCGGAGCAGTGCGCGGAGCTGACCGAGTGCGCGCTCGGCATGGTCGCCAACTCACGCGGTCACCGGCTCGAGGAGTACCTCTTCCACGACGTGGCCTTCCACCGCGTCATCCTCACCGCCTCCGGCAACGAGATGTTCGCCCGCCTCGGCGGCGTCGTCGCCGAGGTGCTGGCCGGCCGCACCCACCACGACGTGATGTTCGAGGACCCCGACCCGGCCGCCGTCACCCTGCACGTCCAGGTCGCCGAGGCGGTCCGCGCCCGCGACGCCGAGCGCGCGGAGCGGCTGACCCGGGAGATCACCGAGGGGGCTCTCCAGGAGCTGGACATCCTGGCGCCCTGA
- a CDS encoding L-idonate 5-dehydrogenase → MSAGERAPEERVPGCVIHGAGDLRVTDVPVPPPGPGEALVAVRYGGVCGSDLHYWRHGGVGDFRLREPMLLGHEVVGTVVAYGSPDTPGPAAGTPVAVHPATPCGVCPECVDGRRNVCRDTRYLGSAARFPHVQGGFAARIVVPAGQLRPLPAGLDPRRAALAEPLSVALHAVRRAGDPAGRHVLVTGAGPIGCLVVAAAKAAGAAHVTVTDLLPAALEYARAAGADTLVRADDPDDAGWPVEVDTAVEASGVAAGLDTCLRLVRRGGVVVQLGMLPPGQSPFAGNLLVSREIELRGAFRFDGEFDDALRLLAAEPAFDALVSAVVPVRDAVSAFELAADRSRSCKVLLDFGAAPAAV, encoded by the coding sequence GTGAGCGCCGGCGAGCGGGCCCCGGAGGAACGCGTGCCGGGCTGTGTGATCCACGGGGCGGGCGACCTGCGGGTGACGGACGTACCGGTCCCGCCGCCCGGCCCGGGCGAGGCGCTGGTCGCGGTGCGCTACGGCGGGGTGTGCGGCTCGGACCTGCACTACTGGCGGCACGGCGGGGTCGGCGACTTCCGTCTGCGGGAGCCGATGCTGCTCGGGCACGAGGTGGTCGGGACGGTCGTGGCGTACGGCTCCCCGGACACGCCGGGCCCGGCGGCCGGGACGCCCGTCGCGGTGCACCCGGCGACCCCGTGCGGGGTGTGCCCGGAGTGCGTGGACGGGCGGCGCAATGTCTGCCGGGACACCCGCTACCTGGGCAGCGCTGCCCGCTTCCCGCACGTCCAGGGCGGCTTCGCGGCGCGGATCGTGGTCCCCGCCGGACAGCTGCGCCCGCTCCCGGCCGGGCTGGACCCGCGCCGCGCCGCCCTCGCGGAGCCGCTCTCCGTCGCGCTGCACGCCGTACGCCGGGCCGGTGATCCGGCCGGCCGGCACGTGCTGGTCACCGGTGCCGGGCCGATCGGCTGCCTGGTGGTCGCGGCGGCGAAGGCGGCGGGCGCGGCCCACGTGACCGTGACGGACCTGCTGCCCGCGGCCCTGGAGTACGCGCGGGCCGCCGGCGCCGACACCCTCGTACGGGCCGACGACCCGGACGACGCCGGTTGGCCGGTGGAGGTGGACACCGCCGTCGAGGCCTCCGGGGTGGCCGCGGGCCTCGACACCTGCCTGCGGCTGGTGCGGCGCGGCGGTGTGGTCGTCCAGCTCGGCATGCTGCCCCCGGGGCAGAGCCCCTTCGCCGGGAACCTGCTGGTGAGCCGGGAGATCGAGCTGCGCGGGGCGTTCCGCTTCGACGGCGAGTTCGACGACGCGCTGCGCCTGCTCGCGGCCGAGCCCGCGTTCGACGCGCTGGTCAGTGCGGTGGTGCCGGTGCGGGACGCGGTATCGGCGTTCGAGCTGGCCGCGGACCGGAGCCGGTCCTGCAAGGTGCTGCTGGACTTCGGCGCGGCCCCGGCCGCCGTCTGA
- the chpC gene encoding LAXTG-anchored chaplin ChpC: MRQATRKGLMTMAAATGVIAAAGGAAHADSGAHGSSSGSPGVLSGNTVQAPVHVPVNVCGNTVDVVGVLNPAMGNACANQGGGASGGHAGNGGHGGYGDSGSEGGSHGGSHAGGHATDSPGVGSGNHVEVPIDVPVNVCGNSIDVVGALNPTTGNDCGNGGGGDHSTPPGDHETPPGEPHNPGNPDTPDEPSGPGDETPGDSTDGNQPGAQTVDQPRGDAALAETGSDLPLGLALPVGAGALLAGTVLYRKARASA, from the coding sequence ATGCGACAGGCTACCCGCAAGGGCCTGATGACGATGGCGGCGGCCACCGGCGTGATCGCCGCCGCGGGCGGCGCCGCCCACGCGGACTCGGGTGCGCACGGCTCGAGTTCGGGTTCGCCCGGCGTGCTGTCGGGCAACACGGTGCAGGCCCCGGTGCACGTGCCGGTGAACGTCTGCGGCAACACGGTGGACGTGGTCGGCGTCCTCAACCCGGCGATGGGCAACGCGTGCGCCAACCAGGGCGGCGGTGCCTCCGGCGGACACGCCGGGAACGGCGGACACGGAGGGTATGGCGACTCCGGGAGCGAGGGCGGGTCGCACGGCGGCTCCCACGCGGGCGGTCACGCCACGGACTCGCCGGGCGTCGGCTCCGGCAACCACGTCGAGGTGCCGATCGACGTGCCGGTGAACGTGTGCGGCAACAGCATCGACGTCGTCGGTGCCCTCAACCCGACCACCGGCAACGACTGCGGCAACGGAGGCGGCGGGGACCACTCGACGCCCCCGGGCGACCACGAGACGCCTCCCGGAGAGCCGCACAACCCCGGCAACCCGGACACCCCGGACGAGCCCTCCGGGCCGGGCGACGAGACGCCGGGCGACTCCACGGACGGCAACCAGCCGGGCGCCCAGACCGTCGACCAGCCCCGCGGCGACGCGGCGCTCGCCGAGACCGGCAGCGACCTGCCGCTGGGCCTCGCCCTGCCGGTGGGCGCCGGCGCGCTGCTCGCGGGCACGGTGCTCTACCGCAAGGCGCGCGCCTCGGCCTGA
- a CDS encoding M20/M25/M40 family metallo-hydrolase has translation MSDSGTGTARTVTGEDEVVDLCRELIRIDTSNYGDHSGPGERKAAEYVAEKLAEVGLEPKIFESHPGRASTVARIEGEDPSRPALLIHGHTDVVPANADDWTHHPFSGEVADGCVWGRGAVDMKDMDAMTLAVVRDRLRSGRKPPRDIVLAFLADEEAGGTYGARHLVDNHPDLFEGVTEAISEVGGFSFTVNEQRRLYLIQTAEKGIHWMKLTVAGTAGHGSMIHRDNAITELSEAVARLGRHKFPVRVTKTTRAFLDELGDALGTDLDPENMEGTLAKLGGIAKLIGATLSNTANPTQLGAGYKVNVIPGEATAHIDGRYLPGYEEEFLADVDRILGPHVRREDVHANKAVETTFDGALVDAMQSALVAEDPAAKAVPYMLSGGTDAKSFDELGIRGFGFAPLKLPPELDFAGMFHGVDERVPVEGLQFGVRVLDRFIDAS, from the coding sequence GTGAGCGACTCGGGCACGGGCACGGCCAGGACCGTCACCGGCGAGGACGAGGTCGTCGACCTCTGCCGCGAGCTGATCCGGATCGACACCAGCAACTACGGCGACCACTCGGGGCCGGGCGAGCGCAAGGCCGCCGAGTACGTCGCCGAGAAGCTCGCCGAGGTGGGACTGGAACCGAAGATCTTCGAGTCCCACCCCGGGCGCGCCTCCACGGTGGCCCGGATCGAGGGCGAGGACCCGTCCCGGCCCGCGCTGCTCATCCACGGCCACACCGACGTCGTCCCGGCCAACGCGGACGACTGGACCCACCACCCCTTCTCCGGCGAGGTCGCCGACGGGTGCGTGTGGGGGCGCGGCGCCGTCGACATGAAGGACATGGACGCGATGACCCTCGCGGTCGTCCGCGACCGGCTGCGCAGCGGGCGCAAGCCCCCGCGGGACATCGTCCTCGCGTTCCTCGCCGACGAGGAGGCCGGCGGCACGTACGGCGCCCGCCACCTCGTGGACAACCACCCCGACCTGTTCGAGGGCGTCACCGAGGCGATCAGCGAGGTGGGCGGCTTCTCCTTCACCGTGAACGAGCAGCGCCGCCTCTACCTGATCCAGACGGCCGAGAAGGGCATCCACTGGATGAAGCTGACGGTGGCCGGCACCGCGGGGCACGGGTCGATGATCCACCGCGACAACGCCATCACCGAACTGTCGGAGGCCGTCGCGCGTCTGGGCCGGCACAAGTTCCCGGTCCGCGTCACCAAGACCACCCGGGCCTTCCTCGACGAACTCGGCGACGCGCTCGGCACCGACCTCGACCCGGAGAACATGGAGGGCACGCTCGCCAAGCTCGGCGGCATCGCCAAGCTCATCGGCGCCACCCTGAGCAACACCGCCAACCCGACCCAGCTGGGCGCGGGTTACAAGGTCAACGTCATCCCCGGCGAGGCCACCGCGCACATCGACGGGCGCTACCTGCCCGGGTACGAGGAGGAGTTCCTCGCCGACGTCGACCGCATCCTCGGACCGCACGTGCGGCGTGAGGACGTGCACGCCAACAAGGCCGTCGAGACCACCTTCGACGGAGCGCTCGTCGACGCGATGCAGTCCGCCCTGGTGGCCGAGGACCCGGCCGCGAAGGCGGTGCCCTACATGCTCTCCGGCGGAACGGACGCCAAGTCCTTCGACGAACTCGGCATCCGGGGCTTCGGCTTCGCGCCGCTCAAGCTGCCGCCGGAGCTGGACTTCGCGGGCATGTTCCACGGAGTGGACGAGCGAGTGCCGGTCGAGGGACTCCAGTTCGGCGTGCGGGTGCTCGACCGCTTCATCGACGCGTCCTGA
- a CDS encoding DUF5703 family protein: MPEYEFVDVYLPRGVTRKEAARQLTDHAEYGHWELYRLTLLRDGSRKVRLRRRIIRQVRATW; this comes from the coding sequence ATGCCGGAATACGAATTTGTCGATGTGTACCTACCGCGCGGGGTCACCCGCAAGGAGGCGGCACGTCAGCTGACGGACCATGCCGAGTACGGACACTGGGAGTTGTACCGCCTGACGCTCCTGCGCGACGGCAGCCGCAAGGTGCGGTTGCGGCGGCGGATCATCCGCCAGGTGCGCGCCACCTGGTGA
- a CDS encoding gluconokinase, with protein sequence MQQLHTPHVVVVMGVAGTGKTTIGPLLAARLGVPYAEGDDFHPPANIAKMTAGTPLTDEDRWPWLDAIGGWAHGRAGLGGVVSSSALKRSYRDRLRAAAPGVVFVHLTGSRELIEDRMSHRQGHFMPTALLDSQFATLQPLQPDEAGVAVDVAGAPEEITERAVDALKDLPEPVQ encoded by the coding sequence ATGCAGCAACTGCACACCCCCCACGTGGTCGTGGTCATGGGCGTCGCGGGCACCGGGAAGACCACCATCGGTCCCCTGCTCGCGGCCCGGCTCGGCGTTCCCTACGCCGAGGGCGACGACTTCCACCCTCCGGCCAACATCGCCAAGATGACGGCCGGCACCCCGCTCACCGACGAGGACCGCTGGCCCTGGCTGGACGCCATCGGCGGCTGGGCGCACGGGCGTGCCGGGCTCGGTGGGGTGGTGAGCAGTTCGGCGCTGAAGCGGTCGTACCGCGACCGGCTGCGGGCCGCCGCTCCCGGTGTCGTCTTCGTGCATCTCACGGGCAGCCGTGAGCTGATCGAGGACCGGATGTCGCACCGGCAGGGCCACTTCATGCCGACGGCCCTGCTCGACTCCCAGTTCGCCACGCTCCAGCCGCTGCAGCCGGACGAGGCGGGAGTCGCGGTGGACGTCGCCGGCGCCCCCGAGGAGATCACCGAACGGGCGGTCGACGCCCTGAAGGACCTTCCCGAGCCGGTCCAGTAA
- the chpH gene encoding chaplin ChpH: protein MLKKVVAAAAATGGLVLAGAGMAVADSGAQGAAVHSPGVLSGNVVQVPVHVPVNVCGNTISVIGLLNPAFGNVCINK from the coding sequence ATGCTCAAGAAGGTCGTCGCCGCCGCGGCAGCCACCGGTGGTCTGGTTCTCGCGGGCGCGGGCATGGCCGTCGCCGACTCCGGTGCCCAGGGTGCCGCCGTGCACTCGCCCGGCGTCCTTTCCGGCAACGTCGTTCAGGTTCCCGTGCACGTGCCGGTGAACGTCTGCGGCAACACGATCTCCGTGATCGGTCTGCTGAACCCCGCCTTCGGCAACGTCTGCATCAACAAGTGA
- a CDS encoding SDR family oxidoreductase — MTAHPLFDIGGRTALVTGSSRGIGLALARGLAEAGCRVILNGRDGDRLAKAAAKLPGEVHTAVFDVTDGPSVTAGIAEAEERVGPLDILVNNAGMQLRAPLLEFADADWHRILDTNLTSAFLVGREAARRMTERGHGKIVNICSLQSEVVRPGIAPYAATKGALKMLTKGMCADWGPYGVQVNGLGPGYIETELTRPLVEDEEFSTWVRGRTPAGRWGRTEDLVGGLLFLASPAADFVGGQILYVDGGMTSVL, encoded by the coding sequence ATGACGGCCCACCCCCTCTTCGACATCGGCGGGCGCACCGCCCTGGTGACCGGCTCCAGCCGGGGCATCGGGCTGGCGCTGGCCCGGGGCCTCGCGGAGGCCGGCTGCCGGGTGATCCTCAACGGGCGCGACGGCGACCGCCTGGCGAAGGCCGCCGCCAAACTGCCCGGCGAGGTCCACACGGCGGTGTTCGACGTGACCGACGGTCCGTCCGTGACCGCCGGGATCGCGGAGGCCGAGGAGCGGGTGGGCCCGCTCGACATCCTGGTCAACAACGCCGGGATGCAGCTGCGGGCGCCCCTGCTGGAGTTCGCGGACGCCGACTGGCACCGCATCCTGGACACCAATCTCACCAGCGCCTTCCTGGTGGGCCGGGAGGCGGCACGCCGGATGACGGAACGCGGCCACGGCAAGATCGTGAACATCTGCTCGCTGCAGAGCGAGGTGGTCCGCCCGGGCATCGCGCCCTACGCGGCCACCAAGGGCGCGCTGAAGATGCTCACCAAGGGCATGTGCGCCGACTGGGGCCCGTACGGCGTCCAGGTCAACGGGCTCGGCCCCGGGTACATCGAGACCGAGCTGACCCGGCCGCTCGTCGAGGACGAGGAGTTCAGCACCTGGGTGCGCGGCCGCACCCCGGCGGGCCGCTGGGGCCGTACGGAGGACCTGGTGGGCGGGCTGCTGTTCCTCGCCTCGCCGGCCGCGGACTTCGTCGGCGGACAGATCCTGTACGTCGACGGCGGAATGACGAGCGTGCTGTGA